From bacterium, a single genomic window includes:
- a CDS encoding isoprenylcysteine carboxylmethyltransferase family protein, protein MNVSAKKAVFGIVLSLVMIGAAAPTIYWFIAQALDHALGIEHLGDTPILLILAAFSFLVGVFWVSWAYTYLLFVGKGLPLEVFGTAFHPTQVLVTTGPYAYTRNPSVIGLIFLLLGVALLQRSISAFVLLPVVIAIIIPYLIIFEERALGARFGDEYAHYRSEVPLLVPRLTPYAKAQI, encoded by the coding sequence ATGAATGTAAGCGCAAAAAAAGCAGTGTTCGGTATAGTTCTTTCACTGGTGATGATTGGAGCGGCAGCGCCGACGATATATTGGTTTATCGCGCAGGCGCTGGATCATGCACTGGGCATTGAACATCTTGGTGACACTCCGATTTTGCTTATATTGGCGGCCTTTTCATTCCTTGTCGGCGTATTTTGGGTCTCGTGGGCATATACATACCTGCTGTTCGTGGGCAAAGGACTCCCTCTTGAAGTATTTGGAACCGCATTCCATCCCACTCAGGTCCTTGTGACGACAGGCCCCTATGCATACACAAGGAACCCAAGCGTGATCGGGCTGATCTTTTTGCTGCTTGGTGTGGCGCTTCTTCAAAGGTCAATCTCGGCGTTTGTCCTGCTGCCGGTGGTGATAGCGATCATCATACCGTATTTGATAATCTTCGAGGAAAGAGCACTTGGAGCAAGGTTTGGCGATGAGTATGCACATTACAGAAGCGAGGTTCCCCTACTCGTCCCAAGGCTGACACCATACGCCAAAGCCCAAATATAA